A part of Ponticoccus alexandrii genomic DNA contains:
- the purU gene encoding formyltetrahydrofolate deformylase: protein MPQIILTVSCRVRTGIVAEIAAFLAAKGCNIHDSSQFSDLSNDCFFMRLSFDSAQGETCETLTEAFGETAGRIGMDYAFHDPSEKMKVVIMVSRFGHCLNDLLYRWRIGALPIDIVAVISNHMDYQKVVVNHDLPFHCIKVTKANKPEAEAEQMRIVRESGADLIVLARYMQVLSDAMCQEMSGRIINIHHSFLPSFKGANPYKQAFERGVKLIGATSHYVTADLDEGPIIEQDTARVTHAQSPEDYVSLGRDVESQVLARAIHAHIHRRVFLSGDKTVVFPASPGEYASERMG from the coding sequence ATGCCTCAGATCATCCTGACCGTCTCCTGCCGCGTGCGTACGGGCATCGTGGCCGAGATCGCAGCCTTCCTTGCCGCCAAGGGCTGCAATATCCACGACAGTTCGCAATTCTCGGACCTGTCAAACGACTGCTTCTTCATGCGCCTCAGCTTCGATTCCGCGCAGGGCGAGACCTGCGAAACGCTGACCGAGGCTTTCGGCGAGACCGCCGGGCGCATCGGAATGGACTATGCATTCCACGACCCGTCCGAGAAGATGAAGGTGGTGATCATGGTCTCGCGCTTCGGGCATTGCCTGAACGACCTGCTCTATCGCTGGCGCATCGGCGCGCTGCCAATCGACATCGTGGCAGTGATCTCGAACCACATGGATTACCAGAAGGTGGTGGTAAACCACGATCTGCCGTTTCACTGCATCAAGGTCACGAAAGCCAACAAGCCCGAGGCAGAGGCCGAGCAGATGCGTATCGTGCGTGAGAGCGGCGCCGATCTGATCGTGCTGGCGCGCTACATGCAGGTCCTTTCGGACGCGATGTGCCAGGAGATGTCAGGCCGGATCATCAATATCCACCATTCCTTCCTGCCCAGCTTCAAGGGCGCGAACCCCTACAAGCAGGCGTTCGAACGCGGCGTGAAGCTGATCGGGGCAACCTCGCATTACGTGACCGCCGATCTCGACGAGGGACCGATCATTGAGCAGGATACCGCGCGTGTGACCCATGCGCAAAGCCCCGAGGACTACGTGTCGCTTGGCCGCGATGTGGAAAGCCAGGTTCTTGCGCGCGCAATCCATGCGCATATCCATCGGCGGGTGTTCCTGAGCGGCGACAAGACCGTGGTTTTCCCGGCAAGCCCCGGCGAATATGCCTCGGAGCGCATGGGCTAA
- a CDS encoding L-serine ammonia-lyase, which produces MFLSVFDVFKIGIGPSSSHTMGPMVAAGRFLGDLRGGAEKIPGAGDLHRLGASLHGSLAWTGKGHATDRAVILGFCGLLPETLDPDRAEALEAQVRREGKVHPDGLGPLVFDTEADLVFDFGPPLPGHANGLILKAYDTAGNPYYQQTYYSVGGGFVLTAAELEAQKAGRHDLKSEKTAHAFPYPFGSAAEMLEMGARSGLSIAQMKRANEAILHGADLDAKIDRILDTMDECVARGLTQEGILPGGLKVRRRARAIHEQLQAEKGMNLAQPHQANDWMSVYAMAVNEENAAGGRVVTSPTNGAAGVVPAVIRYYRDHCVGATRQGCRDLLLTAAAIGGLIKHNASISGAEAGCQAEVGSAAAMAAAGLCAVLGGTNEQVENAAEIALEHHLGMTCDPAAGLVQVPCIERNALGAIKAVSAASLSLRGDGAHFMPLDNCIRVMLQTGQDMNEKYKETSTGGIAVNLPEC; this is translated from the coding sequence ATGTTTCTCTCCGTCTTCGACGTTTTCAAGATCGGCATCGGGCCTTCGTCGTCGCATACGATGGGGCCGATGGTGGCCGCCGGGCGCTTTCTCGGGGATCTGCGTGGCGGGGCCGAGAAAATCCCCGGTGCGGGCGATCTGCACCGGCTGGGGGCAAGCCTGCACGGCTCGCTCGCCTGGACCGGCAAGGGCCACGCCACGGACCGCGCGGTGATCCTGGGTTTCTGCGGGCTGCTGCCCGAAACGCTGGATCCCGACCGCGCGGAAGCGCTCGAGGCGCAGGTCCGGCGCGAGGGCAAGGTGCATCCCGACGGGCTCGGCCCGCTGGTCTTCGACACCGAGGCGGATCTGGTCTTTGACTTCGGGCCGCCGCTGCCGGGTCATGCCAATGGCCTGATCCTGAAAGCCTATGACACCGCCGGCAATCCCTACTACCAGCAGACCTACTACTCGGTCGGGGGCGGCTTTGTCCTGACCGCGGCCGAACTGGAGGCACAGAAGGCGGGCCGCCACGACCTGAAGTCGGAAAAGACCGCCCATGCCTTTCCGTATCCCTTCGGCAGCGCCGCCGAGATGCTGGAGATGGGCGCGCGCTCGGGCCTTTCCATCGCGCAGATGAAGCGCGCCAACGAGGCCATCCTGCACGGCGCCGACCTTGACGCAAAGATCGACCGCATTCTCGACACGATGGACGAATGCGTCGCGCGCGGGCTGACGCAGGAGGGCATCCTGCCCGGCGGGCTCAAGGTCCGCCGCCGCGCCAGGGCGATCCACGAGCAGCTTCAGGCGGAAAAGGGCATGAACCTGGCCCAGCCGCATCAGGCGAACGACTGGATGAGCGTCTATGCCATGGCGGTGAACGAAGAAAACGCCGCCGGGGGCAGGGTTGTCACCTCGCCGACCAACGGGGCGGCGGGCGTGGTGCCTGCGGTCATCCGCTACTACCGCGACCATTGCGTCGGAGCCACGCGTCAGGGCTGCCGCGATCTGCTGCTGACCGCCGCCGCCATCGGCGGGCTGATCAAGCACAATGCCTCGATCTCGGGGGCCGAGGCCGGCTGCCAGGCAGAGGTGGGCAGTGCAGCCGCCATGGCCGCCGCAGGGCTTTGCGCGGTCCTCGGCGGCACCAACGAACAGGTCGAGAACGCCGCCGAAATCGCGCTCGAGCACCATCTCGGCATGACCTGCGACCCCGCTGCCGGGCTGGTCCAGGTGCCCTGCATCGAGCGCAACGCGCTCGGGGCGATCAAGGCCGTCTCTGCCGCCTCGCTGTCGCTGCGTGGCGACGGCGCGCATTTCATGCCGCTCGACAACTGCATCCGCGTGATGCTGCAAACCGGGCAGGACATGAACGAAAAATACAAGGAAACCTCAACCGGCGGTATTGCCGTCAACCTGCCGGAATGCTGA
- the glyA gene encoding serine hydroxymethyltransferase, which translates to MFDHLPKIRIADADIASAVAEELDRQKSQIELIASENIVSADVMAAQGSVLTNKYAEGYPGKRYYGGCEFVDKVETVAIERLKQLFGAEYANVQPHSGAQANQAVFLALLQPGDRIMGLNLAHGGHLTHGSPVTMSGKWFDVVSYEVDAETHLIDMEKLREKALETRPKLIVAGASAYPRKIDFEGFRKIADEVGAYLMVDMAHYAGLIAGGHYPNPVPHAHIVTSTTHKTLRGPRGGVILTNDEALAKKLNSAVFPGNQGGPLMHVIAAKAVAFGEALQPAFKEYGAQVIDNARALADVLQVGGLGIVSGGTDCHMVLVDLQPKGVTGKAAESALERAGLTCNKNAIPNDPQKPFVTSGIRLGTSAGTTRGFREAEFEQIGSLILRVIDALTQTAEGNAEVEAAVRAEVRALCASFPIYTVEA; encoded by the coding sequence ATGTTCGACCATCTTCCCAAGATCCGTATCGCCGATGCAGACATTGCCTCGGCCGTGGCCGAGGAACTCGACCGGCAGAAAAGCCAGATCGAACTGATCGCCTCTGAAAATATCGTCTCTGCCGATGTCATGGCCGCGCAGGGTTCGGTGCTGACCAACAAATATGCCGAAGGCTACCCGGGCAAACGCTATTACGGCGGCTGCGAATTCGTCGACAAGGTCGAAACGGTGGCCATCGAGCGGCTCAAACAGCTCTTCGGCGCAGAATACGCCAACGTGCAGCCGCATTCCGGCGCGCAGGCCAACCAGGCAGTGTTCCTGGCGCTGCTGCAGCCGGGCGACCGCATCATGGGTCTGAACCTGGCCCATGGCGGACACCTGACCCACGGCTCGCCGGTCACCATGTCGGGCAAATGGTTCGACGTTGTCTCCTACGAGGTCGATGCCGAGACGCATCTGATCGACATGGAAAAGCTGCGCGAGAAGGCGCTGGAAACCAGGCCCAAGCTGATCGTTGCGGGCGCATCGGCCTATCCGCGCAAAATCGACTTCGAAGGCTTCCGCAAGATCGCGGACGAGGTGGGCGCCTATCTGATGGTGGACATGGCTCATTACGCCGGCCTGATCGCCGGCGGCCATTACCCGAACCCGGTGCCGCACGCCCATATCGTCACATCGACCACCCACAAGACGCTGCGCGGCCCGCGCGGCGGGGTGATCCTCACCAATGACGAGGCGCTGGCGAAAAAGCTGAACTCGGCAGTGTTCCCGGGCAACCAGGGCGGCCCGCTGATGCATGTCATCGCGGCCAAGGCCGTGGCCTTCGGCGAAGCGCTGCAACCCGCGTTCAAGGAGTATGGCGCGCAGGTCATCGACAATGCCAGGGCGCTGGCGGATGTGCTGCAAGTGGGCGGCCTGGGCATCGTCTCGGGCGGCACCGACTGCCACATGGTTCTGGTCGACCTGCAACCCAAGGGCGTGACCGGCAAGGCGGCCGAGAGCGCGCTGGAGCGCGCGGGCCTGACCTGCAACAAGAACGCGATCCCCAACGACCCGCAAAAGCCTTTCGTGACCTCCGGCATCCGCCTCGGCACCTCGGCGGGCACCACGCGCGGCTTCAGGGAAGCCGAGTTCGAGCAGATCGGCAGCCTGATCCTGCGGGTGATCGACGCGCTGACACAGACCGCCGAAGGCAACGCAGAGGTCGAGGCCGCCGTGCGTGCCGAAGTGCGCGCGCTCTGCGCCAGCTTCCCCATCTACACCGTAGAAGCCTGA
- the soxG gene encoding sarcosine oxidase subunit gamma family protein, producing MNAPVSSFPSGALADTSAARISYAPVIGRLSLRARGELAPFGQALGIALPLSIGQRASEGETEIIRLGPDEWSIITPVTQRATIEAAFAAIYAEHPHSLVDVSGREVTFAIEGPRAAEILTLGCPRDIATILPGQGRRTVFDGVTVVLWRDTPDSFRMDVWQSFAPHVLALLHTGCRELAAQPL from the coding sequence ATGAACGCACCTGTATCTTCCTTCCCGTCCGGCGCGCTGGCCGACACCAGCGCCGCCCGGATCAGCTATGCGCCCGTCATCGGCCGCCTGTCGCTTCGCGCACGCGGCGAGCTGGCCCCCTTCGGTCAGGCGCTTGGGATCGCACTGCCGCTGTCCATCGGGCAACGCGCCTCTGAGGGCGAAACCGAGATTATCCGCCTGGGCCCCGACGAATGGTCAATCATCACGCCGGTGACGCAGCGCGCAACGATCGAGGCCGCCTTCGCCGCGATCTATGCAGAGCATCCGCATAGCCTGGTCGATGTCTCGGGCCGCGAAGTGACCTTTGCAATCGAAGGCCCGCGTGCCGCCGAGATTCTGACGCTGGGCTGCCCGCGCGACATAGCGACCATCCTGCCGGGCCAGGGGCGGCGCACCGTCTTTGACGGTGTGACCGTCGTACTCTGGCGCGATACGCCCGACAGCTTCCGCATGGATGTCTGGCAGAGCTTTGCGCCGCATGTCCTTGCATTGCTGCATACCGGCTGCCGGGAACTCGCCGCCCAGCCCCTCTGA